A genomic region of Alnus glutinosa chromosome 11, dhAlnGlut1.1, whole genome shotgun sequence contains the following coding sequences:
- the LOC133882141 gene encoding germin-like protein subfamily 1 member 11, whose translation MKGFPNYLVALALMALASSLASAFDPAPLQDFCVAFNTSTDAVFVNGKFCKDPKLVIANDFFFPGLNTPRSTANPLGSTVTLLDVSKIFGLNTLGISLARIDFAPYGLNPPHTHPRATEILVVIEGTLLVGFVTSNPDNRLITKTLNTGDVFVFPIGLIHFQFNVGTTNAVSISGLGSQNPGLIVIAKNVFGSNPPINPDVLTKAFQLEKNVVDDLQKKFMS comes from the exons ATGAAAGGGTTTCCTAATTACCTCGTAGCTTTGGCACTCATGGCTTTGGCAAGCTCTCTTGCCTCTGCCTTTGACCCTGCTCCTCTGCAAGACTTTTGTGTTGCATTTAACACATCCACTGATGCTG TATTTGTGAATGGAAAGTTTTGCAAGGATCCAAAGCTTGTCATTGCCAATGATTTCTTCTTCCCGGGACTAAACACTCCTAGAAGCACTGCAAATCCACTTGGGTCGACTGTCACTCTTTTGGATGTGAGCAAGATATTTGGCCTCAATACATTAGGCATATCCTTGGCTCGCATTGACTTTGCACCGTACGGCCTAAATCCACCCCATACTCATCCTCGTGCCACTGAGATTTTAGTAGTCATAGAGGGTACTCTGTTAGTTGGCTTTGTGACATCCAACCCGGATAACCGTCTCATCACAAAAACTCTAAACACAGGAGACGTCTTCGTCTTCCCAATTGGTCTCATTCACTTCCAATTTAATGTAGGAACAACCAATGCTGTTTCTATCTCTGGTCTCGGTAGCCAGAATCCTGGGCTCATTGTCATAGCAAAGAATGTTTTTGGATCCAATCCTCCTATCAATCCGGATGTTCTCACCAAGGCGTTCCAATTGGAAAAGAATGTGGTTGACGATCTTCAGAAAAAGTTCATGAGTTAG
- the LOC133881647 gene encoding germin-like protein subfamily 1 member 13 has translation MKGVPNFLVTLALMALACSVATAYDPAPLQDFCVAVNSSTEAVFVNGKFCKDPKLVIANDFFFQGLNIPRSTANPVGSNVTLLNVDKIFGLNTLGISLARLDFAPYGLNPPHIHPRATEILVVLEGTLYVGFVTSNPENRLITKTLNAGDVFVFPIGLIHFQFNVGTTNAVAFAGLGSQNPGLIIIAKNVFGSTPPINPDVLTKAFQLDKNVVESVQKKFAS, from the exons ATGAAAGGGGTTCCTAATTTCCTTGTAACTTTGGCACTGATGGCCTTGGCATGCTCCGTTGCCACTGCCTATGATCCTGCTCCTCTGCAAGACTTTTGTGTTGCTGTTAACAGTTCCACTGAGGCTG TATTTGTGAATGGAAAGTTCTGCAAGGACCCAAAGCTTGTCATTGCCAATGATTTCTTCTTTCAAGGACTAAACATTCCTAGGAGCACTGCGAATCCAGTCGGGTCGAATGTCACTCTTTTGAATGTGGACAAAATATTTGGCCTCAATACACTAGGTATATCCTTAGCTCGCTTAGACTTTGCACCGTACGGCCTAAATCCACCCCATATTCATCCTCGTGCCACAGAGATTTTAGTAGTCTTAGAGGGTACTCTGTACGTTGGCTTTGTCACATCCAATCCGGAAAACCGCCTCATCACCAAGACTCTAAACGCGGGAGACGTCTTTGTCTTTCCAATTGGTCTCATTCACTTCCAGTTTAATGTAGGAACAACCAATGCTGTTGCTTTTGCCGGTCTTGGTAGCCAAAATCCTGGGCTCATAATCATAGCAAAGAATGTCTTTGGATCCACTCCTCCTATCAATCCGGATGTTCTCACCAAGGCCTTCCAATTGGACAAGAATGTGGTTGAATCTGTTCAGAAAAAATTCGCGAGTTAG